One window from the genome of Aerosakkonema funiforme FACHB-1375 encodes:
- a CDS encoding sulfotransferase domain-containing protein, translating into MLSDNPSLSFQHIRLNNLIFYPYIVRETVLNLHKYEIRPDDVFLVTYPKAGTFWLAEIVYNIAKPKPPNEQVSRTETIPLLEFYSLDTLELYPSPRYFKTHLPYEMIGHNSQHRGKYIYLARNPRDVAVSYFHFLRSGVEFGWDGTWEEFFGYFIQGNVPFGSYFDHVLPWWNHRNDENVLFIKYEDMKKDLINNVNLIAEFLNFNLSREEAECVAQKSSFKAMKANPETNMDQWSESFKPGSSFMRKGIVGDWVNYFSEEQIEQFNQWYASYIEGTGLEFEWFS; encoded by the coding sequence ATGTTATCAGATAATCCCTCTTTAAGTTTTCAACACATCCGGTTAAATAACCTAATTTTCTACCCATACATAGTTCGGGAAACGGTACTTAACCTTCATAAATACGAAATAAGACCAGACGATGTTTTTTTAGTAACCTATCCCAAAGCAGGAACCTTCTGGCTAGCAGAAATTGTTTATAACATTGCTAAACCAAAGCCCCCTAACGAACAAGTATCTCGTACTGAAACAATACCTCTGCTAGAATTTTACTCTTTAGACACACTAGAACTATACCCGTCACCACGTTATTTTAAAACCCATTTACCATACGAAATGATAGGGCATAATAGCCAACACAGAGGGAAGTATATTTATCTGGCCCGAAATCCAAGAGATGTGGCTGTTTCGTACTTTCATTTCCTGCGTAGTGGCGTAGAATTTGGCTGGGATGGTACTTGGGAAGAATTTTTCGGGTATTTTATTCAAGGAAATGTGCCTTTTGGCTCGTACTTCGATCATGTCTTACCTTGGTGGAACCACAGAAATGATGAAAATGTGCTGTTTATCAAGTATGAAGATATGAAGAAGGATTTGATAAACAATGTCAATCTAATTGCTGAATTCCTAAACTTCAATCTTTCTAGGGAAGAAGCAGAATGTGTAGCTCAAAAATCTTCTTTTAAAGCGATGAAGGCTAACCCAGAAACGAATATGGATCAATGGTCTGAGTCTTTTAAACCAGGTAGTTCGTTTATGCGTAAAGGGATTGTTGGCGACTGGGTAAACTATTTTTCAGAGGAGCAGATCGAGCAATTCAACCAATGGTACGCATCCTATATAGAAGGCACCGGTCTTGAGTTTGAATGGTTCTCGTAG
- a CDS encoding MAPEG family protein, with protein MNSIPIPISTLFIGVNGLIAFALSYIVVMERTKTRVWHGESKEDIATQPNYLENPNAWAAFVESLTQKSVPTKTSDDGILQRKVRAYGNFAEYVPHALLFVLALELMHAPSWLLWLLGGALTVGRIAHAWGLIKTYGPSPGRAIGFFLTWFVYIIGASACIYYGIVGIF; from the coding sequence ATGAACTCCATCCCTATCCCCATTTCCACTCTCTTCATCGGAGTCAACGGCTTAATTGCTTTTGCACTTTCCTACATCGTCGTGATGGAACGCACGAAAACTAGGGTTTGGCATGGAGAATCAAAAGAAGATATTGCCACACAACCAAATTACTTGGAAAACCCTAATGCCTGGGCAGCTTTTGTAGAGAGTTTAACCCAAAAATCTGTACCGACGAAAACAAGCGATGACGGTATTTTGCAACGGAAAGTGCGTGCTTATGGCAATTTTGCGGAATATGTTCCCCACGCATTGTTGTTCGTACTTGCACTTGAGTTAATGCACGCACCCAGTTGGCTTTTGTGGCTACTTGGAGGTGCGCTTACAGTTGGTCGTATCGCCCATGCTTGGGGCTTGATAAAAACCTATGGGCCTTCGCCCGGTCGTGCTATTGGGTTCTTTCTTACCTGGTTCGTCTACATTATTGGTGCAAGTGCTTGCATTTATTACGGCATTGTCGGAATTTTTTAA
- a CDS encoding agmatinase family protein, with protein MATKEEILHNFDPSGIGVDNGNLLGLPFDCESANIIVFGIPWEVTVSYGCGTAAGPQRVLSASRQLDLYDFDYPDGWKEGIFMYEIPSHIQQKNEIFRQDAAKIIEHMEQGGLVEDNPDLAQVLENINQECIAVNQWLFAQATAAMNQGKQVAVIGGDHSVPLGYFQALAQHYPEFGILHIDAHADLREAYEGFQFSHASIMFNVLQLPQVSKLVQVGIRDVSFDEINLIGQLEGRVSAYYDRMLKQKLYAGITWLELCKQIVAELPQQVYISFDVDGLDPKLCPHTGTPVPGGLELEEAFCLFREVVDSGRQIIGFDLCEVGDDEWDGNVGARAVYKLCNLMSLSRQKLFK; from the coding sequence ATGGCGACAAAAGAGGAAATATTGCACAACTTCGATCCTAGCGGGATTGGTGTCGATAACGGTAATCTGTTGGGACTTCCGTTTGATTGCGAATCAGCCAATATTATTGTATTTGGCATTCCTTGGGAAGTTACTGTTTCCTATGGCTGCGGTACAGCGGCGGGGCCGCAAAGGGTGCTGTCAGCTTCTCGCCAACTAGATTTATATGACTTCGATTATCCTGATGGCTGGAAAGAGGGTATTTTTATGTATGAAATTCCCTCACATATTCAGCAAAAAAATGAAATTTTCAGACAAGATGCTGCCAAGATTATCGAACATATGGAACAAGGGGGGCTGGTGGAAGATAATCCAGACCTAGCTCAAGTTTTGGAAAATATCAACCAGGAATGTATTGCTGTCAATCAATGGCTGTTTGCACAAGCTACTGCTGCCATGAATCAGGGCAAACAAGTGGCTGTAATTGGTGGCGACCACAGCGTTCCGCTAGGATATTTTCAGGCATTGGCTCAACATTATCCTGAGTTTGGAATTCTGCATATTGATGCTCATGCCGATTTGAGAGAAGCATACGAGGGTTTTCAGTTTTCTCATGCTTCGATTATGTTTAACGTGCTACAATTGCCGCAAGTTTCTAAATTAGTTCAAGTTGGGATTCGCGATGTTTCTTTTGATGAAATAAATCTGATTGGGCAGTTGGAAGGGCGAGTTTCTGCTTATTACGATCGAATGCTCAAACAAAAACTTTATGCTGGAATTACCTGGTTAGAGCTTTGCAAACAAATTGTGGCAGAATTACCCCAGCAGGTCTATATCAGTTTTGATGTTGATGGACTCGACCCCAAACTGTGTCCGCATACGGGAACACCCGTACCTGGAGGTTTGGAACTGGAAGAAGCTTTTTGTTTGTTCCGGGAAGTGGTGGATAGCGGACGGCAGATTATTGGTTTTGATCTGTGCGAAGTTGGCGATGATGAGTGGGATGGCAATGTTGGGGCGAGAGCGGTTTATAAGTTGTGCAATCTGATGAGTTTATCGCGGCAAAAGCTGTTTAAGTGA
- a CDS encoding RluA family pseudouridine synthase, with the protein MAIIHLISDFIDRNNALGDLSSHYWYEGRCPESGDLLRLPRTAKVEAIAFGLMRFLASDDRYSREGKMYGVLLVQLPSGEEKVLKAFSGLLCGQSVVEGWVPPIPGRDEVVLQESLTLAQLEAIKQELIALKQLPERQQYENLCREFEQRLLQMNSRHRTNKQERQEKRQILCETLTKEALTVAVEQLDRQSQLDGIERRQLKRQRDDALQPLQQSIEQANVRIRELKQQRKELSRQLQAQMHAAYSLTNFFGKSRSLQQLMPGGSMPTGTGDCCAPKLLHYAATHNLKPLAMAEFWWGPPSPNGDKIPGEFYGACAERCQPLMGFLLSGLSGKDAIAHNCFIERSLPIIYEDEWLIAVNKPAGLLSVPGRYRDRIDSVLSRLRHQLPDGMETFAVHRLDLETSGILLLARNRQTYVQLSRQFQQRQVSKVYEALLSGSVTIERGTIELPLWGDPQNRPSQQVDEQRGKPSITHFRVMAREGNYTRVEFVPVTGRTHQIRVHAADPRGLGVPILGDRLYGCRTIANRLHLHARELSFLHPQLGEILHLVTQTPF; encoded by the coding sequence ATGGCGATTATTCATTTAATTTCAGATTTTATCGATCGCAATAATGCTCTCGGCGATTTATCTTCTCATTATTGGTACGAAGGGCGATGTCCTGAAAGCGGCGATTTGTTGAGACTTCCCCGCACAGCAAAAGTAGAAGCGATCGCTTTTGGTTTGATGCGATTCCTTGCCAGCGATGACCGTTATTCTCGTGAGGGCAAGATGTATGGAGTATTGCTGGTTCAACTGCCTTCTGGAGAAGAAAAAGTCCTCAAAGCTTTTTCCGGACTTCTTTGCGGTCAGAGTGTGGTTGAGGGCTGGGTGCCGCCGATTCCAGGAAGAGATGAAGTTGTTTTGCAAGAGTCTTTAACTTTAGCACAATTGGAGGCTATTAAGCAAGAACTAATTGCCCTCAAACAACTTCCAGAAAGGCAGCAGTACGAAAATCTTTGTCGCGAGTTTGAACAACGTTTGCTGCAAATGAACTCTCGCCATCGCACGAACAAACAGGAACGACAAGAAAAACGTCAAATTTTATGCGAAACGCTCACAAAAGAAGCGCTCACTGTTGCTGTTGAACAACTCGATCGACAAAGCCAATTAGATGGTATTGAACGACGGCAACTCAAACGTCAACGGGATGACGCATTGCAGCCACTCCAACAGTCGATCGAACAAGCTAATGTCAGGATACGCGAACTGAAACAACAGCGCAAAGAGTTGTCGCGTCAACTACAAGCTCAAATGCACGCTGCCTACTCTCTGACCAATTTTTTCGGAAAATCGCGATCGTTGCAGCAGTTAATGCCGGGAGGCTCTATGCCCACTGGCACCGGCGACTGTTGCGCTCCAAAGCTGCTTCACTATGCGGCGACGCACAACTTAAAACCCCTGGCAATGGCGGAGTTTTGGTGGGGGCCACCTTCTCCTAATGGTGACAAAATTCCGGGAGAATTCTATGGAGCCTGTGCGGAGCGCTGTCAGCCTTTAATGGGGTTTCTGCTATCAGGATTGTCTGGCAAAGATGCGATCGCACATAACTGTTTTATAGAGCGATCGCTACCGATTATTTATGAAGACGAATGGCTGATTGCTGTCAACAAACCAGCCGGACTGCTTTCTGTACCTGGGCGTTATCGCGATCGCATTGATAGCGTTCTCAGTCGCTTGCGCCATCAGCTACCGGATGGTATGGAGACCTTTGCCGTGCATCGTTTGGATCTGGAAACATCTGGAATTCTTCTGTTAGCTCGAAATCGTCAAACTTATGTACAACTCAGTCGGCAGTTTCAGCAGAGACAGGTGAGCAAGGTTTATGAAGCTCTACTTTCAGGTTCTGTCACGATTGAACGAGGTACGATCGAATTGCCATTATGGGGAGATCCCCAAAATCGCCCTTCTCAGCAAGTCGATGAACAGCGCGGAAAACCCAGTATAACTCACTTCCGAGTTATGGCAAGAGAAGGAAATTACACTCGCGTAGAGTTTGTTCCCGTCACAGGACGCACTCATCAGATTAGAGTTCACGCTGCCGATCCGAGAGGACTTGGCGTGCCTATTTTGGGCGATCGTCTCTATGGTTGTCGTACAATAGCAAATCGGTTACATTTGCACGCCAGAGAACTTTCCTTTCTGCATCCCCAGTTAGGAGAAATCCTCCATCTTGTGACACAGACTCCCTTTTGA